A region of Lacinutrix sp. Hel_I_90 DNA encodes the following proteins:
- a CDS encoding universal stress protein yields MKRRILLPTDFSNNAWHAMLYAMELYKADSCDFFILNVFSATSNIIDSLINMEPGSELYELAQENSETGLAQVLDKIALKAFNNPKHHFTTISTFNNPLEAIKDTVEDKDIELIVMGSKGVTNSRKSAFGSVSLYVMEKVRNCPVIVVPESATYKLPKEIVFPTSYKTHFKQRELNYLVDIAKKCEATIAVLHISKDGKLNEEQVERKKMLETYFEEVATTFHNLSNHSIQTALNLFVESRPSDMVAFINKKHTFFDSVLTHPMVKELNFNMKVPVLVMHDLRN; encoded by the coding sequence ATGAAAAGAAGAATACTACTCCCTACAGATTTTTCGAACAATGCCTGGCATGCTATGCTTTATGCCATGGAATTATATAAAGCGGATTCCTGCGATTTTTTTATACTCAATGTCTTTTCTGCAACCAGTAATATTATAGATAGTCTTATAAACATGGAGCCTGGAAGTGAATTGTATGAATTGGCTCAAGAAAATTCTGAAACGGGCTTAGCCCAAGTTCTCGATAAAATTGCGTTAAAAGCATTTAATAACCCAAAACATCATTTCACCACCATTTCAACTTTCAATAACCCATTAGAAGCCATAAAAGATACCGTTGAAGATAAAGATATTGAACTTATTGTGATGGGGTCTAAAGGTGTAACAAATTCAAGAAAATCAGCTTTTGGTAGTGTCTCACTTTATGTAATGGAGAAGGTACGTAATTGTCCTGTTATCGTTGTTCCAGAAAGCGCAACTTACAAACTGCCTAAAGAAATAGTATTCCCTACAAGCTACAAAACACATTTTAAGCAACGTGAATTAAATTATCTAGTAGACATCGCAAAAAAATGCGAGGCCACTATTGCTGTTTTACATATTTCCAAAGATGGGAAACTAAATGAAGAACAGGTGGAACGAAAAAAAATGCTAGAAACTTATTTTGAAGAAGTAGCTACGACATTTCATAACTTAAGTAATCATTCTATTCAAACCGCCTTAAATCTATTTGTAGAAAGTAGACCTAGTGATATGGTCGCCTTTATAAACAAAAAACACACTTTTTTTGATAGTGTACTTACACATCCAATGGTAAAGGAATTGAATTTTAATATGAAGGTTCCTGTACTAGTTATGCATGATTTAAGAAATTAA
- a CDS encoding universal stress protein, translating to MKHILLPTDFSDNAWSAAVYALKLYTNEVCTFYFLNSTKFKASATRSYITNKYIETLRAEALQELTNLKKMARVANANTNHTFEIIAHEKDLEAAINDSIRLHDIDLVVMGTKGATGAKEVFFGSNTVHIISKIKDCPVLVVPDEFDFVIPKEIAFPTGFNRYYSNIELDPLRAMSSLYNSKIKVIHINTEDHLTSVQTYNKDMLHDYLKQYEHSFHWLPKYTKKASAINEFITDLNINLLVMVNYEHSFIEKIINEPVVKKIGFHPIIPFLVIPA from the coding sequence ATGAAACACATACTATTACCTACTGATTTTTCGGACAATGCCTGGAGTGCTGCTGTTTATGCTTTAAAGCTTTATACTAACGAAGTCTGTACATTCTACTTTTTAAATTCCACAAAATTTAAAGCATCGGCAACCAGATCTTATATTACAAATAAATATATAGAGACCTTAAGAGCCGAAGCGTTACAAGAACTTACCAATCTAAAAAAAATGGCCAGAGTTGCCAATGCTAATACAAACCATACGTTTGAAATTATTGCACATGAGAAAGATTTAGAAGCGGCTATTAATGATAGCATTCGGTTACATGACATAGACCTTGTAGTCATGGGAACCAAGGGCGCCACAGGAGCCAAAGAGGTGTTTTTTGGAAGCAATACCGTACACATTATAAGTAAAATCAAAGACTGTCCTGTTCTAGTGGTACCCGATGAATTCGATTTTGTTATTCCAAAGGAAATAGCCTTTCCAACAGGTTTTAATCGTTATTATAGTAACATCGAATTAGATCCGTTAAGAGCGATGAGCAGCCTTTACAATTCTAAGATCAAGGTAATACACATCAATACTGAAGACCATTTAACAAGTGTTCAAACATATAATAAAGACATGTTACACGACTATTTAAAACAGTACGAGCACAGTTTTCATTGGCTTCCTAAGTACACTAAAAAAGCTAGTGCCATTAATGAATTCATTACAGATTTGAATATTAACCTATTGGTAATGGTAAATTATGAACACAGTTTTATCGAGAAAATAATTAATGAGCCAGTTGTAAAAAAAATAGGGTTTCATCCTATTATTCCTTTTTTAGTGATTCCGGCCTAA